In Candidatus Omnitrophota bacterium, a single genomic region encodes these proteins:
- a CDS encoding TraR/DksA family transcriptional regulator: MKKKFTKKDLKDFKKIVLKRKEEVLDDLRHISDDTLRKSQKEASGDISGYTYHMADVATDNYDREFSLGLASNERKTIYELDDALKRIEDGTFGICDDCKGTITKIRLKAVPSARLCIKCQQKREKK; the protein is encoded by the coding sequence GTGAAGAAAAAATTTACTAAAAAAGACTTAAAGGATTTTAAGAAGATTGTGCTTAAGAGAAAAGAAGAGGTTTTGGATGATCTCAGGCACATATCCGATGATACTTTAAGAAAATCGCAAAAAGAAGCCTCCGGGGATATCTCTGGCTATACATATCATATGGCTGATGTGGCTACCGATAATTATGACCGTGAATTTTCATTGGGGCTGGCTTCTAATGAAAGAAAAACAATTTATGAATTGGATGATGCGTTAAAGAGAATCGAAGATGGTACATTTGGTATTTGCGATGATTGCAAAGGGACAATCACTAAAATCCGCCTTAAAGCAGTCCCGTCAGCTCGCCTGTGCATTAAGTGTCAACAAAAGAGAGAAAAAAAGTAA
- the lspA gene encoding signal peptidase II — translation MIFIIIASVIFLDQATKFLASKFLQLNNPVPLIKNFINLTLVYNRGAAFGMFQNQLSMFLLISFVAVILIICSLRDKRNSVIYKVSLSLILGGAIGNLIDRLRFGFVIDFLDFRVWPVFNLADSVITVAALLLSWELLFKKNAA, via the coding sequence ATGATTTTTATCATCATTGCTAGCGTTATTTTTTTAGATCAAGCCACAAAATTCCTTGCCTCAAAGTTTTTGCAGTTAAATAATCCAGTTCCCCTAATAAAAAATTTTATCAATCTAACGCTGGTGTATAATCGTGGTGCGGCTTTTGGAATGTTTCAGAATCAGTTGTCCATGTTTTTATTGATTTCGTTTGTTGCAGTTATCCTTATTATTTGCAGTTTGCGGGATAAAAGGAATTCAGTTATCTACAAAGTGTCTTTGAGCCTGATATTAGGAGGAGCAATAGGAAATCTTATTGACCGCCTACGTTTTGGTTTTGTAATTGATTTTTTAGATTTTCGCGTTTGGCCGGTTTTTAACTTGGCTGATTCTGTTATAACTGTAGCTGCGCTTTTATTAAGCTGGGAGTTATTATTTAAGAAAAATGCTGCCTGA
- the lgt gene encoding prolipoprotein diacylglyceryl transferase yields MLPEICHIGSFTIYSYGLMLVLAFFTCVYLASLQAKKERVDPESIFNLCFFVFIFGIIGARFFYCLNNFSFYLRNPLEIIMLQHGGMAWFGGLIFGTAAAVIFIKKNKMGLFKTLDLLVPFIALGQAIGRIGCLLNGCCYGRPSEFGIYFKIFDQVLIPTQLYSSLLLLLIFFILRFMQNRKHATGQILCAYLFLYPIKRFFIEYFRNDSPRIFCGLTLFQILSLVMFFVFLLVFIKILHDKKK; encoded by the coding sequence ATGCTGCCTGAGATTTGCCACATCGGATCTTTTACGATTTATTCATACGGCCTTATGCTGGTCTTGGCTTTTTTTACTTGTGTTTATCTGGCTTCCTTACAGGCTAAAAAGGAGAGGGTTGACCCGGAGTCAATCTTTAATCTCTGTTTCTTTGTATTTATTTTTGGAATAATCGGCGCCCGGTTTTTTTATTGTTTAAATAACTTCAGCTTTTATTTACGCAATCCTCTTGAGATTATTATGCTCCAGCATGGAGGAATGGCTTGGTTTGGGGGGCTAATTTTTGGTACAGCTGCGGCGGTAATTTTTATTAAAAAAAATAAGATGGGCCTTTTTAAGACCCTGGATTTGTTGGTTCCTTTTATTGCCTTGGGGCAGGCAATTGGCAGGATAGGATGCCTTTTAAACGGATGTTGTTACGGGCGGCCTTCTGAATTTGGGATATATTTTAAAATTTTTGATCAGGTTCTAATACCTACCCAACTGTATTCTTCGCTGCTTTTACTTTTGATTTTTTTTATTTTAAGATTTATGCAGAATAGGAAGCATGCAACGGGCCAGATACTTTGTGCCTACCTTTTTCTTTATCCTATTAAACGTTTTTTTATCGAATATTTCCGTAATGATAGCCCCAGGATTTTCTGTGGGTTAACTCTCTTTCAGATTTTGTCTTTGGTGATGTTCTTTGTTTTTCTCTTGGTATTTATTAAAATACTACACGATAAGAAAAAATAA
- a CDS encoding RluA family pseudouridine synthase codes for MKELKVVVLPEQALMRLDLFLTDYSEQNNLGLSRTIIQKLIHEGKVFLNAKSIIKPHHKVAVADQVKAIVPDKEKAEFLPEEIPLEVVYEDDDVLVINKQPGLVVHPSAGNQEHTLVNALLGRQMQLSDINKNRPGIVHRLDKDTSGLLVIAKNNASHLKLAKQFAQHSIQRKYIAIVCGRVEFDEDVIEAPIGRHPLKRKSMAVSFAPNTKYAKTFYKTLKRSKNFSLLELSPFTGRTHQLRVHLAYLGYPILGDTKYGKNNNFSRLALHAQELGFIHPSTNKLVHFKSKLPTEFQDFIKKNIA; via the coding sequence ATGAAAGAATTGAAAGTTGTGGTTTTGCCTGAACAGGCCTTGATGCGGCTGGATTTATTTTTGACGGATTATTCCGAACAGAATAATTTAGGCCTTTCCCGAACAATTATTCAGAAGCTTATCCATGAAGGAAAAGTTTTTTTAAATGCCAAGTCAATAATTAAACCTCATCATAAAGTGGCTGTTGCGGATCAGGTAAAGGCTATTGTTCCCGATAAAGAGAAAGCAGAATTTTTACCGGAAGAAATCCCGCTTGAAGTTGTTTATGAGGACGATGACGTATTGGTTATCAATAAGCAACCCGGTTTGGTTGTGCATCCGTCTGCTGGTAACCAAGAGCATACTTTAGTTAACGCTTTGCTTGGCCGCCAGATGCAGTTATCCGATATTAATAAAAATCGCCCTGGAATTGTCCATCGCCTGGATAAAGATACCAGCGGCCTTTTAGTTATCGCCAAAAATAATGCCAGCCATTTAAAATTAGCCAAACAGTTTGCCCAGCACAGCATCCAGCGTAAATATATCGCTATAGTTTGCGGCCGCGTTGAATTCGATGAAGATGTAATTGAGGCCCCTATAGGCAGGCATCCTTTAAAGCGTAAAAGTATGGCTGTTAGTTTTGCGCCGAATACCAAATACGCCAAAACATTTTATAAGACATTAAAACGATCCAAGAATTTTAGTCTCCTGGAGTTAAGCCCTTTTACGGGCAGGACGCATCAACTCAGGGTGCATTTGGCTTATTTGGGATACCCTATTTTAGGTGATACTAAATACGGAAAAAATAATAATTTTAGCCGCCTTGCTTTGCATGCACAAGAGCTAGGCTTTATACATCCTTCTA